In Panthera leo isolate Ple1 chromosome E3, P.leo_Ple1_pat1.1, whole genome shotgun sequence, a genomic segment contains:
- the TNFRSF17 gene encoding tumor necrosis factor receptor superfamily member 17 has product MAQPCFQNEYFDKLLNVCKPCHLRCLNTPPSPCQRYCSAMKGTNTILWTCLGLSLTVSLTVFVLMFLLRKMSSEPSKDAFKNTGSALRNEAEADQHESRESRTGTKVLLSRGLEYTVEECTCEDCVKNKSKVDSDHSFPLPAMEEGATILVTTKTNDYCNSLVASITEMERSIFTR; this is encoded by the exons ATGGCTCAGCCGTGCTtccaaaatgaatattttgacAAGTTGCTTAACGTTTGCAAACCTTGTCACCTTCGATGTCTTAATACCCCTCCCTCACCATGTCAGCGATATTGCAGCGCAA TGAAAGGAACAAATACAATTCTCTGGACCTGTCTGGGCCTGAGCTTGACAGTTTCTTTGACGGTTTTCGTGTTGATGTTCTTGCTAAGGAAGATGAGCTCTGAACCATCAAAGGACGCATTTAAAAACACAG GATCGGCTCTCCGGAACGAGGCAGAGGCTGACCAACACGAGAGCCGTGAGAGCAGGACTGGAACGAAAGTACTCCTCTCGAGGGGCCTGGAGTACACAGTCGAAGAATGTACCTGTGAAGACTGTGTCAAGAACAAATCCAAGGTCGATTCTGACCATTCCTTTCCGCTCCCGGCTATGGAGGAAGGTGCAACCATTCTCGTCACCACGAAAACAAATGACTACTGCAATAGCCTGGTAGCTAGCatcacagagatggaaagatCCATTTTTACCAGATAA